A region from the Papaver somniferum cultivar HN1 unplaced genomic scaffold, ASM357369v1 unplaced-scaffold_22, whole genome shotgun sequence genome encodes:
- the LOC113340555 gene encoding uncharacterized protein LOC113340555: MRSLVLMVFIPVHEDQSVLYPLLRLKTTKGIQVRNMQRAAMGVFRASTTEEAEALALLYTTRWANQNNLHNLVIEGDNQIIINYLQGKSVSVQWKSIPILEDVKSESSELVSFLGFKHVDRRANKVADLIAKKGRREHLTACWFNYVPTFLFSSIAYSVKTQQLCNNQNSLVIVTETVNSEDSVTSRTTSTQLIPNRSESRNQLSAWKYILL; encoded by the exons ATGAGATCACTCGTTCTAATGGTTTTTATTCCCGTTCATGAAGATCAATCTGTTTTATATCCGCTACTCCGACTGAAAACAACCAAGGGAATCCAG GTTAGGAACATGCAAAGAGCAGCAATGGGAGTCTTCAGAGCATCAACAacagaagaagcagaagctctAGCTCTTCTGTATACTACCAGATGGGCTAATCAGAACAATCTACACAATCTGGTCATAGAAGGAGACAATCAAATCATTATCAACTATCTGCAGGGGAAATCAGTTTCAGTTCAATGGAAGAGTATACCTATTCTGGAAGATGTTAAATCAGAATCATCTGAATTAGTTTCTTTTTTGGGCTTTAAACATGTCGACAGGCGAGCCAACAAGGTTGCAGACTTAATAGCAAAGAAAGGGAGAAGGGAACACTTGACGGCATGTTGGTTTAATTATGTACctacttttttattttcttcaatcGCTTACTCTGTCAAAACACAACAACTATGTAACAATCAAAACTCTCTTGTAATCGTTACAGAGACTGTTAATTCTGAAGATTCAGTCACCAGCAGAACAACTTCTACACAGTTGATTCCAAATAGGTCTGAATCAAGGAATCAACTTTCTGCTTGGAAATATAtcttactttaa